A genomic stretch from Bradyrhizobium quebecense includes:
- a CDS encoding GntR family transcriptional regulator: MIPLDPLPNLIDQVYGRLLEAIIDRTLLPGQRITQNELADRLGVSRQPISHALHLLHRQGLVAESGKRGFEVTQLDPQRIRELYEVRGAIDALAARLAATRVKEDSAARTQLEGALEAGRAIDDNAPLARLIALDVDFHSAIYRLAGNTAIEEMIAPQWPHMRRSMATVLAELDYRGSAWTEHETIAAHIFSGNAAAAEAAALAHAQTAGQMTEEKLRAIDVAA; the protein is encoded by the coding sequence ATGATCCCGTTGGACCCGCTTCCGAACCTGATCGACCAGGTCTACGGGCGATTGCTCGAAGCGATCATCGACCGCACGCTGCTGCCCGGCCAGCGCATCACCCAGAACGAACTTGCCGATCGGCTCGGCGTCTCGCGCCAGCCGATCTCGCACGCGCTGCACCTGTTGCATCGCCAGGGCCTTGTCGCGGAGAGCGGCAAGCGCGGCTTCGAGGTGACGCAGCTCGATCCGCAGCGCATCCGCGAGCTCTATGAAGTGCGCGGCGCCATCGATGCGCTGGCGGCACGGCTTGCCGCGACGCGTGTGAAAGAGGATTCCGCGGCACGTACGCAGCTCGAAGGCGCGCTGGAAGCCGGGCGCGCGATCGACGACAACGCGCCGCTGGCGCGCCTGATCGCGCTCGACGTCGACTTCCACAGCGCGATCTATCGGCTGGCCGGCAATACCGCGATCGAGGAAATGATCGCGCCGCAATGGCCGCATATGCGCCGCTCGATGGCGACCGTGCTCGCCGAGCTCGATTACCGCGGCAGCGCCTGGACCGAGCACGAGACCATCGCCGCGCACATTTTCTCCGGCAACGCCGCCGCCGCTGAGGCCGCCGCGTTGGCCCATGCGCAGACGGCGGGGCAGATGACCGAAGAGAAGCTGAGGGCGATCGACGTGGCGGCGTGA
- a CDS encoding M20/M25/M40 family metallo-hydrolase has product MKLSIKLLASAGLFSLAFASAFAAADEKLRAAAEQAQPAVIESLHDMVLIESGSSDVEGLKKMADYTEARLKALGARTERRKTTKGAGADMVIGTFEGTGSKKLMLIAHMDTVYEHGILDTQPYKVDGNRIYGPGIADDKGGIAVILHSLKILNDAGWHDYAKLTVSFNPDEEVGSIGSGEVIAELADQHDVVLSCEPTVAPPVAKNESLLLGASGTATGTMDVKGKASHAGAAPQLGRNALLELAHQLLQTQDVAKSIPGTQLNWTTAKAGTVRNQIPDHASAGADIRLTIPDGVQKLQAALDEKVKDKLIPDTEVTVKVTAGRPPFVANDRGRALAKQGQAIYAELDRTLDIAEMTGGATDAGYAARSGKATVVESFGLAGWGYHARDEYIDTNSIVPRLYLMTRILMELGKAK; this is encoded by the coding sequence ATGAAACTATCCATCAAATTGCTCGCGTCGGCCGGTCTGTTCTCGCTCGCCTTCGCCTCCGCCTTTGCCGCCGCGGATGAAAAGCTGCGCGCGGCCGCCGAGCAGGCCCAGCCGGCCGTGATCGAAAGCCTGCACGACATGGTGTTGATCGAATCGGGCTCCAGCGACGTCGAGGGCCTGAAGAAGATGGCCGACTACACCGAAGCGCGGCTGAAGGCGCTCGGCGCCAGGACCGAGCGGCGCAAGACCACGAAGGGCGCCGGCGCCGACATGGTGATCGGCACCTTCGAAGGTACCGGCAGCAAGAAGCTGATGCTGATCGCGCATATGGATACGGTCTATGAGCACGGCATCCTCGACACCCAGCCCTACAAGGTCGACGGCAACAGGATCTACGGGCCCGGCATTGCCGACGACAAGGGCGGCATCGCCGTCATCCTGCATTCGCTCAAGATCCTGAACGATGCGGGCTGGCACGACTACGCAAAACTCACGGTATCGTTCAACCCGGATGAAGAGGTCGGCTCGATCGGCTCGGGCGAGGTCATCGCCGAGCTCGCCGACCAGCACGACGTGGTGCTGTCCTGCGAGCCGACGGTCGCGCCGCCGGTGGCCAAGAACGAAAGCCTGCTGCTCGGCGCCAGCGGCACCGCGACCGGCACGATGGATGTGAAGGGCAAGGCCTCGCATGCCGGCGCCGCGCCGCAGCTCGGCCGCAACGCGCTGCTCGAGCTCGCGCATCAATTGCTGCAGACCCAGGACGTCGCGAAATCCATCCCAGGCACGCAGCTGAACTGGACCACCGCGAAGGCCGGCACCGTGCGCAACCAGATCCCGGATCACGCCAGCGCCGGCGCCGACATCCGCCTCACCATTCCGGACGGCGTACAAAAGCTGCAGGCGGCGCTCGACGAAAAGGTGAAGGACAAGCTGATCCCTGACACTGAGGTAACCGTGAAGGTCACCGCGGGCCGCCCGCCCTTCGTCGCGAACGATCGTGGCCGCGCGCTCGCCAAGCAGGGACAGGCGATCTATGCCGAGCTCGACCGCACGCTGGATATCGCGGAGATGACCGGCGGCGCGACCGATGCCGGCTACGCCGCGCGCAGCGGCAAGGCCACCGTGGTCGAAAGCTTCGGCCTCGCCGGCTGGGGCTATCACGCGCGCGACGAATACATCGACACCAACTCGATCGTGCCGCGGCTCTATCTGATGACGCGGATCCTGATGGAGCTTGGCAAGGCGAAGTAG
- a CDS encoding sigma-70 family RNA polymerase sigma factor, giving the protein MDEKEFLAEQFEANRPRLRAVAYRMLGSTAEVDDAVQEAWLRLGRTDAATVDNLGGWLTTVVARICLDMLRSRKSRREEPMGAHVPEPMADNPFERETEMADSVGAALLVVLETLAPAERLAFVLHDMFAVPFEEIAPIVGRTPAAARQLASRARRRVQGAPPAPDADLSRQRGIVEAFLAASRNGDFEGLLAVLAPDVVVRADQAAQRLGSLPVIRGAAAVAESFKGRAQAAKPALVDGEIGVAVIFGGALRIVLRVTISGDRIAAIDATAEPAQIETLDVEVLDQA; this is encoded by the coding sequence ATGGACGAGAAAGAATTTCTGGCCGAACAGTTCGAGGCCAACCGGCCGCGCTTGCGGGCCGTGGCCTATCGCATGCTGGGTTCGACCGCCGAGGTCGACGACGCCGTGCAGGAGGCCTGGCTGCGGCTCGGCCGCACCGATGCTGCCACGGTCGACAATCTCGGGGGTTGGCTGACCACGGTGGTCGCGCGGATCTGCCTCGACATGTTGCGCTCGCGCAAGTCGCGCCGCGAGGAGCCGATGGGTGCGCACGTGCCGGAGCCGATGGCGGACAATCCGTTCGAGCGCGAGACCGAGATGGCTGACTCGGTCGGTGCGGCGCTGCTCGTGGTGCTGGAGACGCTGGCGCCGGCCGAGCGGCTGGCTTTCGTGCTGCACGACATGTTCGCGGTGCCGTTCGAGGAGATCGCGCCGATCGTCGGACGCACGCCGGCCGCCGCGCGGCAACTGGCGAGCCGCGCCAGACGCCGCGTGCAGGGCGCGCCGCCCGCGCCGGATGCCGATCTCAGCCGGCAGCGCGGCATCGTCGAGGCCTTCCTCGCAGCGTCCCGCAACGGCGATTTCGAGGGGCTGCTTGCCGTGCTGGCGCCCGACGTCGTGGTACGCGCCGATCAGGCGGCGCAGCGGCTCGGCTCGCTGCCGGTCATCCGTGGCGCCGCGGCTGTCGCCGAAAGCTTCAAGGGACGCGCGCAGGCGGCGAAGCCAGCGCTGGTCGACGGCGAGATCGGCGTTGCCGTCATCTTCGGCGGCGCGCTGCGCATCGTGCTGCGGGTCACGATATCAGGCGACAGGATCGCGGCGATCGATGCGACCGCCGAGCCCGCGCAGATCGAGACACTCGATGTCGAGGTGCTCGATCAGGCCTGA
- a CDS encoding carboxymuconolactone decarboxylase family protein encodes MKARMNHPVMVVPDAMKALQALSESTKQALPEKLLELVHLRASQINGCSVCVDMHPKLAKRAGETDERLFAVGAWRDTPYFTEAERAALALTEAVTRLSDREDPVTDAVWDEAAKHFDEQQLASLVLGIAAINVWNRLNVAVRQPVGAWKV; translated from the coding sequence ATGAAAGCCCGCATGAACCACCCGGTGATGGTTGTTCCCGATGCGATGAAAGCGCTGCAGGCGCTCAGCGAGAGCACCAAACAGGCTTTGCCGGAAAAGCTGCTCGAGCTGGTCCATCTGCGCGCCAGCCAGATCAATGGCTGCAGCGTCTGCGTCGACATGCACCCGAAGCTTGCCAAGCGTGCCGGCGAGACCGATGAGCGGCTGTTCGCGGTCGGCGCCTGGCGCGACACGCCGTATTTCACCGAAGCCGAGCGCGCCGCGCTGGCGCTGACCGAAGCGGTGACCCGCCTCAGCGACCGCGAGGATCCGGTGACGGACGCGGTGTGGGACGAGGCGGCGAAGCATTTTGACGAGCAGCAGCTCGCGTCGCTGGTGCTGGGGATCGCCGCGATCAATGTCTGGAACCGGCTCAACGTCGCCGTGCGGCAGCCGGTCGGCGCGTGGAAGGTGTAA
- a CDS encoding IS4 family transposase produces MVCVDGPVPPHPDRICRCDPTSPRKRLSHSHIWVAISGKAGFSIGRQAGGGFDGRGGIWTGTIWRSSPGKRGARLHAALVARPGSCIRRLGEDRAGEMQFRRLLHNPSVTAAEMSRHAGDLTGQRAAGRHVVVAQDTSELILGGRRSRQCYGPVAKGNAAGLLLHVALAVEAETQGLLGLVSMQVWNRNREELAPRRKRATAAKESQRWIESSERAGEVLAAAASVTMVSDRESDFYELFVKRPQNVELVVRACQNRRIEGSEEDPDLLFTFIDAQAEQGRVAMTVPAAPGRRARDTEFAVRFAPVAVCRPLHGADPTLPETVHLTLVDVREVSEPKDGSAPVHWRLLTTHAVATLNDARQVVGFYRTRWVIEEFFRTLKTAGFDIEEADIGDPQAMINFVAAAAVAAITIKQLVQARDGNTDQLLSDAFEPDDQPILEAVSARLEGKTERQRNPHPKGSLAFVAWVIARLGGWTGYYGKPGPKVIRIGLAKFHAIKYGANLRLQNV; encoded by the coding sequence GTGGTGTGCGTGGACGGACCTGTACCCCCTCACCCGGATCGCATCTGCCGATGCGATCCGACCTCTCCCCGCAAGCGGCTATCGCATTCACACATCTGGGTTGCGATTAGCGGTAAAGCGGGATTCTCTATCGGTAGGCAAGCCGGTGGAGGTTTTGATGGCCGGGGTGGCATATGGACTGGGACGATTTGGCGATCGTCGCCTGGAAAAAGGGGGGCGCGGCTGCATGCGGCGCTGGTGGCCCGGCCTGGCTCGTGCATCCGCCGCCTCGGTGAGGACCGTGCGGGCGAGATGCAGTTTCGCCGGCTTCTTCACAATCCGTCGGTGACGGCCGCAGAGATGTCACGGCATGCCGGAGACCTCACCGGGCAGCGAGCGGCTGGTCGGCATGTTGTTGTCGCACAGGACACGTCGGAATTGATCTTGGGCGGCCGGCGGTCGCGACAATGCTACGGACCGGTCGCCAAAGGCAATGCCGCGGGTTTGTTGCTGCATGTGGCACTGGCGGTAGAGGCCGAGACGCAAGGGTTGCTCGGTCTGGTCTCGATGCAGGTCTGGAACCGTAACCGAGAGGAGTTGGCACCACGGCGCAAGCGGGCGACGGCGGCTAAGGAATCGCAACGATGGATCGAGAGCAGCGAACGGGCGGGTGAGGTACTGGCTGCGGCGGCCAGCGTCACGATGGTATCGGACCGCGAAAGCGACTTTTACGAACTGTTCGTGAAGCGTCCGCAAAACGTCGAATTGGTTGTGAGGGCCTGCCAGAATCGGCGGATCGAGGGGTCCGAAGAAGACCCGGATTTGCTGTTCACCTTCATCGACGCCCAGGCCGAACAAGGGCGCGTTGCCATGACGGTCCCCGCCGCACCAGGACGGCGCGCGCGCGATACCGAGTTCGCAGTGCGCTTCGCGCCGGTGGCCGTATGCCGGCCGCTCCATGGAGCCGATCCGACGTTGCCCGAGACGGTTCACCTGACGCTGGTCGATGTCCGCGAGGTATCGGAGCCGAAAGACGGTAGCGCACCTGTGCATTGGCGGCTTTTGACTACCCACGCTGTCGCTACATTGAACGACGCGCGTCAAGTGGTCGGCTTCTACCGGACGCGTTGGGTGATCGAGGAGTTCTTCCGTACGCTCAAGACGGCAGGCTTCGATATAGAGGAAGCCGATATCGGCGACCCGCAGGCCATGATCAACTTCGTCGCTGCTGCAGCCGTTGCGGCCATCACCATCAAGCAACTCGTCCAGGCCCGCGACGGCAACACGGATCAGCTCCTGAGCGATGCCTTCGAGCCGGACGACCAACCCATCCTCGAAGCCGTCTCCGCCCGGCTCGAAGGCAAGACCGAGCGGCAACGCAATCCGCACCCGAAGGGATCCCTGGCCTTTGTCGCTTGGGTCATCGCACGCCTCGGCGGCTGGACCGGCTACTACGGCAAGCCGGGTCCCAAAGTCATCCGCATCGGCCTTGCCAAGTTCCACGCCATCAAATACGGCGCCAATCTAAGGCTTCAGAATGTGTGA
- a CDS encoding alpha/beta fold hydrolase: protein MHSLHVNGFDMPYLDIGEGPPLVCVHGSLCDFRIWSAVLGPLTRRHRVIAVSLRHFFPAHWDGVGDTYSIAQHVDDVIAFIETFDTRPVDLMGHSRGGHICFRVAQRRPDLLRKLILAEPGGELDATLDPNFKPGPSPLAARFAACAAEIAKGDIDGGLQIFMDALEGPGAWKRIPATSKQLLRDNATTLLGQTRDQRPPFSKADAEAIRTPTLFIGGANTKGILPKVLHALAANVKGARTEMIPGTTHPMFEQAPQRYCEIVLDFLAS from the coding sequence ATGCACAGCCTCCACGTCAACGGTTTCGACATGCCTTATCTCGATATCGGAGAGGGCCCGCCGCTGGTCTGCGTGCACGGCTCGCTGTGCGATTTCCGGATCTGGTCGGCGGTGCTCGGCCCGCTGACGCGGCGGCATCGGGTGATCGCGGTCAGCCTGCGGCATTTCTTCCCGGCGCATTGGGACGGCGTTGGCGACACCTATTCGATCGCGCAGCATGTCGACGACGTCATCGCCTTCATCGAGACATTCGACACAAGGCCGGTCGACCTGATGGGGCATTCCCGCGGCGGCCATATCTGCTTCCGCGTCGCGCAGCGCCGGCCGGACCTGCTGCGCAAGCTGATCCTCGCCGAGCCCGGCGGCGAGCTCGACGCAACCCTCGATCCGAATTTCAAGCCGGGCCCCTCGCCGCTGGCGGCGCGCTTTGCGGCGTGTGCCGCAGAAATCGCCAAGGGCGACATCGACGGCGGCTTGCAGATCTTCATGGACGCGCTCGAAGGGCCCGGCGCCTGGAAGCGGATTCCGGCGACATCCAAGCAGCTGTTGCGCGACAACGCGACCACCCTGCTCGGCCAGACCCGCGACCAGCGCCCGCCGTTCTCGAAGGCCGACGCGGAGGCGATCAGGACGCCGACGCTGTTCATCGGCGGCGCCAACACCAAGGGCATTCTGCCGAAGGTGCTGCACGCGCTTGCCGCCAATGTGAAGGGCGCGCGCACCGAGATGATCCCGGGCACCACGCACCCGATGTTCGAGCAGGCCCCGCAGCGCTATTGCGAGATCGTGCTGGATTTCTTGGCGAGCTGA
- a CDS encoding methylated-DNA--[protein]-cysteine S-methyltransferase, with the protein MTGQHFAIFETMIGACGVVWGEHGVTAVQLPMGTEEKTRKRILQRNGDVTEAAPPAEVQHAIDGMIELLAGKPNDLADIVLDLDGVPEFNRGVYDIARKIPPGKTVTYGDIAKQLGGVELSRDVGQALGRNPCPIVVPCHRVLAAGNKPGGFSANGGVVTKLKMLQIEGAVVNHTPSLFD; encoded by the coding sequence ATGACCGGCCAGCATTTTGCAATCTTCGAGACCATGATCGGCGCCTGCGGCGTCGTCTGGGGCGAGCACGGCGTCACCGCCGTACAGCTTCCGATGGGCACCGAGGAGAAGACCCGCAAGCGCATCCTCCAGCGCAACGGCGACGTCACCGAGGCGGCGCCGCCGGCCGAGGTGCAGCACGCGATCGACGGCATGATCGAGCTGCTCGCCGGCAAGCCGAACGACCTCGCCGACATCGTGCTCGATCTCGACGGCGTGCCCGAGTTCAACCGCGGCGTCTACGACATCGCGCGGAAGATTCCGCCGGGCAAGACCGTGACCTATGGCGATATCGCCAAACAGCTCGGCGGCGTCGAGCTGTCGCGCGACGTCGGCCAGGCATTGGGCCGCAACCCGTGCCCGATCGTGGTACCCTGCCACCGGGTGCTGGCAGCCGGCAACAAGCCGGGCGGCTTCTCGGCCAATGGCGGTGTGGTGACCAAGCTGAAGATGCTGCAGATCGAAGGCGCGGTGGTGAACCACACGCCGAGCCTGTTTGATTGA
- a CDS encoding MBL fold metallo-hydrolase, which yields MSLKFAAGDLTIHRIVEEEGLFLPAHDMLPGLTPELLAENRAWMKAAGALDDSDTLILAFQSYIVKTPHHTILIDSCIGNDKPRPGRPSWNMKTDDNYRRGLAAAGFSVGDIDYVMCTHLHVDHVGWNTRLENGRWVPTFPNARYVFDKSEFDYWTETNAKAEVPPFVDSVLPVVEAKRAELVGNDFAIGDHMRVLPTPGHTPGHVAFTFGRGKDDAVFAGDLMHSPIQTLYPELSPKFDVDPALAAKTRRSFLERYCDTDTLCCPAHFPSPTVGKIRRKGNGFVCETV from the coding sequence ATGAGCCTGAAATTTGCCGCCGGCGATCTCACCATTCATCGCATTGTCGAGGAGGAAGGCCTGTTCCTGCCCGCGCACGACATGCTGCCCGGATTGACACCGGAGCTGCTCGCGGAGAACCGCGCCTGGATGAAGGCGGCCGGCGCACTCGATGACAGCGACACGCTGATCCTGGCGTTCCAGTCCTACATCGTGAAGACGCCGCACCACACCATCCTGATCGACAGCTGCATCGGCAACGACAAGCCGCGGCCGGGGCGGCCGAGCTGGAACATGAAGACCGACGACAACTATCGACGTGGCCTCGCGGCGGCCGGCTTTTCGGTCGGCGACATCGACTATGTGATGTGCACGCATCTGCATGTCGACCATGTCGGCTGGAACACGCGGCTCGAGAACGGCCGCTGGGTGCCGACCTTCCCGAACGCGCGCTACGTATTCGACAAGAGCGAGTTCGACTACTGGACCGAGACAAACGCCAAGGCAGAGGTCCCGCCCTTCGTCGACAGCGTGCTGCCGGTGGTCGAAGCCAAGCGGGCCGAACTGGTCGGCAATGATTTTGCGATCGGCGATCATATGCGCGTGCTGCCGACGCCCGGCCACACGCCGGGTCATGTCGCCTTCACCTTCGGCCGCGGCAAGGATGATGCGGTGTTTGCCGGCGATTTGATGCACTCGCCGATCCAGACGCTCTATCCGGAGTTGTCGCCGAAGTTCGACGTCGACCCGGCACTGGCCGCGAAGACGCGGCGCAGCTTCCTCGAGCGCTATTGCGACACCGATACGCTGTGCTGCCCCGCACACTTCCCCTCGCCGACGGTCGGCAAGATCAGGCGGAAAGGCAACGGGTTTGTGTGTGAGACGGTGTAG